The genomic region CCGCGCTGGCGGTACTGCTATCGCAGATGAGCGCCAGCTCTGATGTGGCGGTGGGCTTCCCGATCGCCGGGCGTCGCGATCCGGCGTTGGACGAGTTGGTCGGGTTCTTCGTCAACACCCTGGTGCTGCGGGTCGATCTGGCTGGGGACCCCACCATCGCCGAGTTGTTGGATCAGGTGCGCCAGCGCAGCCTTGCCGCCTTCGAGCACCAGGACGTTCCGTTCGAGGTGCTGGTCGAGCGCCTCAACCCGACGCGAAGCCTGACCCACAACCCCCTGATCCAGGTGATCTTCGCCTGGCAGAACCTGCCCTGGCAGGACGATGATGCCGCAACCGCGCTGAACCTGGGGGATGTGCAGGCCACGCCGCTCTCGGCGGAGACCCACACTGCCCGAATGGATCTGGTCTTCTTCCTGCGTGAGCACTGGGACGACGACGGTGCACCGGCCGGGATCTGGGGCACGGTGGAGTTTCGCACCGATGTGTTCGACCCGGCCAGCATCGAGGTGCTGATCGGGCGGTGGCGGCGGGTGTTGGAGACGATGACAGCCGACCCGATGCGGTTGTTGTCGTCGGTGGATGTGCTCGACGGGGCTGAGCGTGAGTGCTTGGATGGGCTCGGTCATCGTGCGGTGTTGACCGAGTCGGTGGCGGGGGTGTCGATTCCGACTCTGTTCGCGGCGCAGGTTCTGCACGCACCGGATGCGGTGGCGGTCAGTTGTGCGGGTGCCTCGTTGTCGTATCGGGAGCTGGATGAGGCCTCGAATCGACTGGCGCACTTGTTGGTGGGGTTGGGTGCGGGGCCGGGTCGGTGTGTGGCCCTGTTGTTGAATCGGTCGGTTGAGGCGATCGTGTCGATTCTGGCGGTGTTGAAGTCTGGTGCGGCCTATCTGCCGATTGATCCGGCTCATCCTGATGCGCGGGTGCAGTTCATGCTCGCTGATGCGGCGCCGGTTGCGGCGATCACCTCGGCGGGTTTGGCGCATCGTTTGGCTGGGTGTGGGGTGGTGGTCGTTGATGTCGGGGATCGGCGTATCGGGGGGTGTCCCAGTAGTGGGTTGCCGGGTCCGGCTGCTGATGATGTCGCGCATGTCATTTACACGTCGGGGACCACGGGTGTGCCCAAGGGTGTTGCGGTCACCCATCAGAATGTGACGCGGCTCTTCGAGGGTCTTGATGTGGGTGTGGTGTTGGGTCCGGGGCAGGTGTGGGCGCAGTGTTCGTCGTTGGCCTTTGACTTCTCGGTGTGGGAGATCTGGGGTGCGCTGCTGCATGGGGGCCGGTTGGTGGTGGTGCCCGAGGATCTGACGCGCTCTCCGCGGGATCTGCAGGCACTGCTGGCCGCCGAGGGGGTCAGTGTGTTGAGTCAGACTCCCTCGGCGGTGGGGATGCTGTGCCCGGATGGGTTGGAGTCGGCGGCGTTGATGGTGGCTGCGGAGGCCTGTCCGGTTGATGTGGTGGATCGGTGGGCGCCGGGGCGGGTGATGATCAATGGGTACGGGCCGACGGAGACCACGGTGTATGCCACGATCAGCGCCCCGTTGGCTCCTGGTGCGGGTGTGGTGCCGATCGGATTGCCGGTGCCGGGTGCGGCGTTGTTTGTGCTGGATGGCTGGTTGCGGGAGGTGCCGGTCGGGGTGGTCGGTGAGTTGTATGTGGCCGGTCGCGGTGTCGGGGTGGGTTATGTGCGGCGCCCGTCGTTGACGGGTTCACGGTTTGTGGCCTGCCCGTTCGCGTCGGGTGCCCGGATGTATCGGACCGGGGATCTGGTGTCCTGGGGTGCGGATGGGCAGTTGCGCTATGCCGGCCGTGCTGATGAGCAGGTCAAGATCCGCGGTTACCGCATCGAACTCGGGGAAGTCCAAGCCGTGTTGGCGGCCCATCCGCGGGTTGCACAGGCGGCCGTCATCGCCCGCGAGGACCGACCCGGCGACAAGCAGTTGGTGGGCTATGTGGTGCCGGATCGGCAGATGAGGCTAGTCCGGGAACCGGCGCGCGAAGTCCAGCTCGTTGAGCAGTGGCAGGAGGTGTATGAGGATCTGTACACCGGCGAGTCGTTCACCGACGGCGCGCAAACCGAACTGGGCGAGGACTTCGGGGGCTGGAACAGCAGCTACACCGGTACGCGAATCCCGCTCGAGGAGATGCGCCACTGGCGTTCGGCCGCAGTCGATCGGATTCTCTCGCTGCGGCCGCGGCGTGTGTTGGAGATCGGCGTCGGCTCGGGACTGTTGCTTGCCCGCGTGGCGCCGAAGTGTGACGAGTATTGGGGTACAGACTTCTCCGCGCCCACTATTCACACATTGACGGCTGCGGTGGGTGGCCAGTCATGGGGCGATCGGGTGCGGTTGCGGGTACAGCCGGCCGATGCGTCAGATGGGTTGCCGCAGGGTCATTTCGATGTGGTGGTGCTCAATTCGATCGTCCAGTACTTCCCGAGCGCGGGGTACCTGATGGATGTGCTGGCGGTGGCGATGCGGGCACTGGCACCGGGTGGGGCGGTGTACGTCGGTGATGTGCGCAATCTGTCGTTGCTGCGGGCCTTCACCACAGGCGTGGTGTGTGCTGCCACTGGTGCTGAGGAGTCGGCTCCCGTGGTCTGCGAGCGGGTGCGCCGAGAGATCCTGGCCGAGCAGGAACTGTTGGTGTCCCCGGAGTTCTTCGCGGCTCTGCCGCAGCATCTCTCCGATATCGGCGCGGTGGATGTGCAGCTCAAGACTATGGACGCGGTCAACGAGCTCAGTGGTTTTCGATACGAGGTGGTGCTGCGCAAGGCACCGGTGTCAGCTCCTGTGCACTCGGCGGCAGACCTTCCGTCGCAGCCGTGGCAGCGGTTCGGGAGCCTGGCCCGGCTGCGGAAGTTCCTGCACTCCGAACAGCTGCCGGAAGTGCGGGTCGCCGGGGTGCCTCATGCCGGGATCTGGCCCGATGTCGCGCTGGTGCATGCGCTGGCGAAGGCTGGCGATCGGACGACCGTCGACGAGTTGCGTGCTGGCATCGCCGCTCCCGATGATGCGGTATTACCGCATCAGTGTCATCTGCTGGGCCAGGAACTGGGTTATGCCACGGCGGTCACCTGGTCGCCGACAGCAGGGCTCATGGACGTGATCTACACCCACACCACAGAACTGGTCCCGGCGTTGTCGGATGTCTACCTGCCGACCAAACAGATTGGCTCCCTCGCCGAGTACGTCAACGACCCCTCGGCGGTCGAACGTGTGGCGGAACTTCGCGAGTTTGCGGCTGGCAGGCTGCCCGCGTACATGGTGCCGGCGGCGATCATGATGGTGGAGTCGCTGCCCTTGACGGTCAACGGAAAGCTCGATCCTCGCGCTCTGCCGGCCCCGGAGTTCACCAGTGGGGTGGCGTATCGGGCGCCGCGCGACCGTCGAGAGCGGGCATTGGCCGCACTGTTCGCAGACGTTCTCGGGGTGGCACGGGTCGGTATCGATGACTCGTTCTTTGATCTTGGTGGGCACTCACTGTCGGCGACACGGCTGATCGCGCGAATCCGGGTTGACCTGGGTGTGGATATCCCGATCCGAGCCCTCTTCGACTCTCCAACTGTGGCCGAGTTGGGGATTCGGATCGGAGCGGATTCCGGTCACCCCGCGGGGACGGCACTGACACCGCAACATCGGCCGGCCCTAGTGCCGCTGTCGTTTGCGCAGCACCGGTTGTGGTTCCTGGGGCAGTTGCAGGGGCCTTCGCCGGTGTACAACATGCCGACTGCGTATCAGATCAGCGGCCCGTTGGATGTGGCGGCTCTGGGTGCCGCACTGGGTGATGTGGTGAGTCGCCACGAGAGTCTGCGCACTGTGTTCGCGGCGACCGAGGGGGTACCCCACCAGGTGGTGGTGCCCGCTGATCGAGCCGACTTCGGCTGGCAGGTGGTTGATGCCTTCGGCTGGTCGGAGGACCGGCTGGCGGAGGCCGTCGGCACGGCGGTGCGGCACAGTTTCGATCTGGCCAGTGAGATCCCCTTGCGAGCAACCCTTTTCCGGGTCGACGAGGACGAACATGTGCTGGTGATGGTGGTGCACCACATCGCCGCCGACGGCTGGTCGATCGCCCCGCTGGCGCGCGATCTGGGGGTGGCCTATATCAGCCGGTGTGCGGGACAGACACCGAGCTGGGCGCCCCTGCCGGTGCAGTACGTGGACTACACGCTGTGGCAGCGCGAACAGCTGGGTGATCTGAGCGATCCTGACAGCCGCATCTCAGCGCAGGTGGCTTACTGGCAGGATGCCTTGGCCGGGATGCCCGAACGGCTGGAGCTGCCCACTGATCGGCCCTATCCGCCGGTCGCCGATCTCCGCGGGGCGAGCGTGAGTGTGGAGTGGTCGGCGCAGTTGCAGCAGCAGATCGCGAGGGTCGCCCGTGAACATGACGCGACCAGTTTCATGGTGGTACAGGCCGCCCTGGCAGTGCTGTTGTCGAAACTGAGTGCCAGTTCCGATGTGGCTGTGGGATTTGCGATCGCCGGACGTGAGGACCCGGCGCTTGACGAATTGGTGGGCTTCTTCGTCAACACGTTGGTGTTGCGCGTCGATCTGCGTGGCGATCTGACGGTCGCGGAGTTGTTGGCCCAGGTGCGCCAGCGCAGTGTCGCCGCCTTCGAGCATCAGGATGTGCCGTTCGAGATTCTGGTGGATCGGCTGAACCCGACCCGCAGCCTGGCGCATCATCCGTTGATTCAGGTGATGCTGGGCTGGCAGAACTTCGCCGGGCAGGACAGTGGTGACCCGGCCGCACAGTCGGCCATGGGCGATGTCCAGGTCAGACCGCTGTCCGCCGACACCGAGAGCGCCCGGATGGATCTGGCGTTCTCGCTGGAGGAACGCTTCGCCGCTACTGGTGCGCCGGCCGGGATCAAGGGGTCGGTGGAGTTCCGCACCGACGTCTACGACACCGCAAGCGTGGCGACGCTGGTGGAGCGATTGACGCGTATCGTGGCCGCGCTTACCGCTGACCCGACCGAGTCGCTGTCATCGTTGGATGTTCTCGACGACGACGAGCATATGCGTCTCGACGAGTTCAGCAACCGGATGGCGCTGACCAAAACCGGCGCCGGCGAGTCCATTCCACAGCTGTTCGCCGCGCAGGTGGCACGCACGCCGGATGCGGTGGCGCTCAGCTGCGACGGCAACTCACTGACCTACGTCGAACTCGATAGCGCCGCGAATCGGTTGGCGCATGAGTTGGCCGAGCACGGCGCGGGCCCGGGACAGTCCGTTGCGCTGCTGTTCGATCGCTGCGCCGAGGCGATCGTGTCGATACTGGCGGTGCTCAAGACCGGTGCGGCGTATCTGCCGATCGACCCGGCACATCCCGACGCGCGGATCGAGTTCATGCTCACCGATGCGGCGCCGGTTGCCGCGGTAACCACCGCCGAGCTGGCGGAGCGGCTGAGCCAGTGCGACATAACGGTCATCGACTTCAATGACCCCCGCATCGACACGCAACCAAGCACGACGTTGCCCAGCCCGGCCCCTGACGACCTCGCCCACATCATTTACACCTCGGGCACCACTGGCACACCGAAGGGAGTGGCGGTCACCCACCACAACGTCGTGCAGCTGTTCGACTCTCTGGACATCGGCGTGGACTTGGCGCCGGGGCAGGTGTGGACGCAGTTTCACTCCTACGCCTTCGACTTCTCGGTGTGGGAGATCTGGGCTGCGTTGCTGCATGGTGGCCGGCTGATAGTGGTGCCCGACTCGGTAGCCCGCTCCGCGGAGGAGTTCCACACCCTGCTGGTCACCGAGCAGGTGACAGTTCTGTCCCAAACTCCCTCTGCTGTGGGGATGCTCTCGACGGAGGGATTGGGGTCGGCGGCGTTGGTGATCGGCGCTGAGCCGTGTCCGGATGAGCTGGTGGACCGCTGGGCGCCGGGGCGGGTGATGGTCAATGTCTACGGCCCGACCGAGACCACGATGTGGGCGTCCAAGAGTGCGCCGTTGACGGTGGGATCTGGTGCGCCACCGATCGGTTCGCCGATCACGGGAGCCGCGCTGTTCGTGCTCGATGCCTGGCTGCGTCCGGTGCCCGCCGGCGTGGTCGGCGAGTTGTACGTGGCAGGTCGTGGCGTGGGGGCCGGCTATGTGCGCCGAACCGGGTTGACCGCGGCGCGGTTCGTGGCGTGCCCGTTCGGCGGAACGGGACAACGGATGTATCGCACCGGGGATCTGGTGCGCTGGGGTGCGGACGGGCAACTGGACTATCTGGGTCGCGCCGATGAGCAGGTCAAGATCCGCGGGTATCGCATCGAACTCGGCGAGATCCAGGCCGCGCTGGCCGAGGTGGCTGGGGTCGAGCAGGCGGTGGTGATCGCCCGCGAGGACCGCGTCGGTGACAAACGCCTCGTCGGCTACATCACGGGCACCGCAGACCCGGTCCACGCGCGTGCCGTGCTGGCCGAACGGCTCCCGGCGTACATGGTCCCGGCCGCGGTGGTGGTGCTCGGCGCGTTGCCCTTGACGGTCAACGACAAGTTGGACCGGATGGCCCTGCCGGCACCGGAATACACCGACGTCGAGCACTACCGGGCCCCGGCCACGCTCACCGAGGAGATCCTGGTCGGCATCTATGCCGAGGTGCTTGGCATCGACCGGGTCGGAGCCCAGGACTCGTTCTTCGACCTGGGCGGGGACTCGCTTCTGGCGATGCAGGTCATCGCCAAGACCAACGAAGCCATGGGCGCTTGCCTGCCGGTTCGCGCCATATTCGACGCACCCTCGGCGAGAGGCCTGGCCCAGGAGGTGGTCAAGGCTGACAAGAAGGACGAAGTGCTCCCGATCGAGATCCTCAAGGAGGGCGACGGCGTACCGCTGTGTTGTGTGCATGACGGTTTCGGGCTGAGTTGGTCCTATCGGGCACTGGGTGACTATCTCGAATGCCCGATCATCGGCATTAACCAAGTCCCACAGGGCGACGAGATCGGATCCACATCGATACGAGGGATGGCGGCACACTACGCAGACCGGATCCAAACCCTTTATCCCAACGGTCCGTACAAGATTCTGGGCTGGTCTCTCGGCGGCGTCGTCGCCCACGAGCTCGCCATTGAACTCCGTAGGAGGGGGTGTGAAGTCCAACGTCTCGTCCTACTTGACGCCGCATTGATCGTCAACAGGATGTCCAAGATCAGGGCAGCGACCACCAGGTCCATCGCGAGAAACCGAGCTCTGGCCGAGGGCCAGGTTCTGGAGTACATCCTGCGGGCCAATCACATTGATGTTCCCCCGCATTGGGGTCCGCTCACGTCTCGGCGTGCCGAGAAGCTGATCCAGCAGCAGGCGGCGAAGGGGTTCGCTCCTCCGCCGAGGGCACTGGTGGATTTCATGATTCAAAGCCTGAACGCAAACCAGCTGTGTCTTCTGGAACATGTGCCGGATGTCTTCGACGGCGATATCGTCATATTCTCCGCTGCCCGAAGAAGAAACGACGTCATGAGCGGCTCCAGCCTGAGGTCGCATTGGCGAGCGCTGCGAAACCGATTGGGTGCTCGGTTCCACCTGCTGAGCTGGCGACCCTACGTTGCCGGTGACATCACGGCGTACTCGGTCGACTTCACGCACTATGAGATGTTCACTCCCCAGGCACTGGGTGAGTACGGCGATCAACTCGAGCGCGCAATAGAGAGCTGATGGAAGTCGCTCACCAAATGCCGGGCACCAGGCGATAGCGAACCCTCTGCATGTACTCGCGGTATCCGGCCAGCTCCTCCGAGAGCAGCTTCTCCTCGTCGCGGATCCGCACCGCGAACACCAGGAGGCCGGGGACGACGAAGAGGAGTCCCCAGTACGAGCCCAGCGCAAGGGGCGTTCCGACCAGAAGGAAGATGTTGCTGGTGTACATGGGATGTCGCACCCGCCCGTAGAGACCGGTGGAGACGAGCTGTTGGCCCTCCTCCACCCGGACGGTCACGGCTGCGTGGCTGTTCTGCACAATCACCAGCACCACCAGGCCAATTCCCACCGCGACCAGGACATCGCCAATCAATGAGATCGCAGCCGGAACAGCGGACCAACCAAAGCGGTGGTCGAGGACGCTGACCACAACCATCGCCGCCCACAATGCGGCGATGCCAGCGGCAATTAATTTCTGCGCCATTCGCGTCTCGGTCGCCAACTTGCGGCGCTGGAGCGCTGCGCGATTCGTGCGCAGAAAGTAGATGCTGGAGATCCATGATGCGGTGACAATCACCGCCAAGAACACCCACGCCTGCCAGTAGTTGAACGTACCGGCGGGCACGAACAGCAATGATCCGAACACTGCCATCCCGAGAGTGCCCGATACCAGCATTCTGAGAAGATCTTTCACGGGTCCTCCCCACACCGCGCAATGCTGCCCCAGCGATCAGCCTACATCGGCGCCGGCCGGAGAATCCGGTGATTCTCCAGCCCTGTTCGGCCGTGACCCTAAACCGTGCGGGCGAGCCGGTCCGCGATGAGCGCAGCGAATCTCGCCGGATCGTCGAGTTCACCGCCTTCGGCGAGAAGGGCTGTTCCATAGAGTAATTCGGCGGTCTCGGCGAGCTCACCCGCCCGTGAGGAATCGTCGCCGCTGTTGTGGTGCGCCTGTTGTAACCCTGTCACGAGTGGATGATTGGCGTTGATCTCGAGAATCCGCTTCCCGACGGGAACCACCTGCCCGGAAGCCCGGTACATACGCGCGAGCGCCGGTGTGATGCCGAAGGTGTCGGTTACGAGGCAGGCCGGTGACTCCGTCAGGCGGGTGGACAACCGGACTTCCTTGACATCCTCACTCAGCGTCTCCTTCAACCAGGTGAGCAGATCGGCGAAATCCCGCTCTTGATCCTGGCGTTCGGCCTCGTGCGCCGCCTTCTCATCCTCGGTGTCGAGGGTCACCTCACCCTTGGCCACCGACTGCAGCGGCTTGCCGTCGAACTCGGTCACCGATCCCACCCAGATCTCGTCGACCGGATCGGTGAGCAGCAGTACCTCATACCCCTTGGCTTTGAACGCCTCCAGATGTGGTGACTTCAGAAGTCGCTGTACCGACTCGCCCGTGGCATAGAAGATCTGTTCCTGACCGTCCTTCATGCGCTCGACGTATTCGGCCAGAGTGGTGAGTTCCTCGTCGCTGTGCGTGGAGTGGAACGAGGAGATGCCCAGCAGGGCGTCCTGGTTGTCGAAGTCCGACGTCAGGCCCTCCTTGACCACGGCGCCGAACTGGGACCAGAAGGTGCGGTAGTCCTGTGGCCGCTCGGTCTGCAGAATCTTGATGGACGCGAGAACCTTCTTGGTCAGGCGACGACGAATCGCCGTGATGTGGCGATCCTGCTGCAATATCTCTCGAGAGACGTTGAGCGACATGCCTTGTGCGTCGACGACGCCCTTGACGAAGCGCAGGTACCTCGGCATGAGTTCGTCGCAGTCAGCCATGACGAAGACGCGCTTGACATACAGCTGCACCCCGGTCTTGGCGTCCCGATAGAACAGGTCGATCGGGGCGTGCGAAGGGATGAACAGCAACGCCTGGTACTCGAAGGTGCCCTCGCCCTTCATCGAGATGACCTCGAGCGGGTCATCCCAGGCGTGCGCAATGTGCCGGTAGAACTCGTTGTACTCGACGTCGGAGACCTCGTCCTTGGACTTGGCCCACAGGGCCTTCATCGAGTTGAGGGTCTGCGTCTCGAGCGTGACGCTCTCCTCGCCACCCTCCTCGGCAGCAGGGGCCCGGCGCTCGACCTGCATCCGGATGGGCCACGCTATGAAGTCGGAGTACCGCTTCACCAGCTCCCTGATCTTGGTCTCCGAGGTGTAGTCATGCAGCTCGTCCTCGGCGTCCTCGGGTTTGAGGTGCAATGTCACCGACGTTCCGACCGGAACCTCGCGATCGGAAGGATCGATGGATTCGATGGTGTAGGTGCCCTCACCGCTCGACACCCACCTGGTGGCTCCACTCTCGCCCGCCTTGCGGGTGAGCAGCTCGACCCTGTCTGCCACCATGAATGTCGAGTAGAAACCGATACCGAATTGACCGATCAGTTCCTCTGAGACGGACTTCTTGGCCTCTCGCAACTGCTGACGCAGCTCGGCGGTACCTGACTTCGCGAGAGTGCCGATCAGATCCACGACTTCGTCGTGCGTCATGCCGATGCCGTTGTCGCGAACGGTCAGGGTGCGTGGATCCTGCCCCACCTCGATATCGATGTGGAGATCTGAGGCGTCAACGTTGAGGTCCTTGTTGCGCAGCGTTTCCAGGCGCAGCTTGTCCAGCGCATCGGAGGCGTTTGAGATCAGCTCCCGCAGAAAGGAGTCCTTGTTTGAGTAGATCGAGTGGACCAGCAGATCCAGTAGCTGGCGTGCCTCGGCCTGAAACTCCAACTGCTCGACGCGTGCAGACATGTAACTCCCTTCGACGAATCAATTATCGATGACGCCCATCACGAACTCAGAAGCCACCCAAGCCCCGGACGACGAGCGAAATCCCAACCACAGTCAGGATGGCAGCCACGAACTTTCGGTGGTGAGCCTGCGCCCAGTCGTGCAGTCGTTGCAGTACTGCCTGGGTCTTCGCGGGCGCAAACACATTGCTGAAGAGAATGATCTCCTCAATCACGAGCACACCGATCATGTACGCGACGGCAGCGCCGACCTGCACTCCGAGCGCGGCTCCCGAGGCCACGATGATGGCGAGCGCGAAGAGAACTCCGTCCAGCGGTGGCAGCACCACGAGGCCAATGACGAATGCGATCCACGGATTGCCGTTCTGCCACGCCTTGCGGGCGTGCCTGAGCAATCGACGAACGGGGGATCCACCCTCGGTGGCCTCGTCCTGCGTGGTGGTCAGTAGCCGTGAGAACACGGGCGGTGCAGTCGAATCAAGAACCAGCGTCGAGGTGCTGGCGTTACCGTGCCGATCGGGCATCGGGAGCCCACCGCCGTTGCTCGGTGACCGCACCAATGAGCGCACCACCATCAGCGCGGCGACCGACAGCAGGATTACGCCTATGCCGATCGCGGTGCGTTGGGCGGTGGGGTTCGCGGTGGGGTGCGCGAAGTCTCTTGCAAAAGAGGCCGATGTCGGCGTGGCATGCAGCGCAATAAGCGGAATGATCAGGGTGGCAAGTCCCACGATCAAGGCGCCTGCCCAATAGGCGAGCAGATTCTGCATCGGCCGTGGCCGAGACAGCACCAGAAGGATGATGCCAAGGCGCACGGGATTGATCGTCGTCAAAAGTGCCAGCACCAACAACGGCCCCCACATGGTCGGGATCCTACTCCGTTGGCGCTTTGCTGGGCACTACTTGAAACAATGCGCTGGCCCTTCGTGCGACGTCATGTTCTGTCGGTGTTCTCCTGTGTCGTCCGGTAGTCAAGTGTGGAAATCCAGTGCAACGGACTATGTCTCGTCACCCGAGTGTCGAAGTGACAGAAGTCGCAGTTCATCGACGCGTGGCGCGCAACGCAGGTTCATCGGCGACCGCAGCACATTGCGGTCGTTCGATGAGTCGTCCACTCCTCGTCCCGCTAGTTGCGACTCGCAAGCATCACTGTCGGGCCCATCCGTCGGGTGCGGAACTCGACGGTGATCGCCGGGTCGGCGTGATGGGCGAGCGCCCTCAGTGCTGACGGGCTGTAGGCGCGGAGGCCGCTGATGACTGCGTCGTGCACCACCGGCACTCGAGTGAACGGCAGGACCGCCGCCAACATCGCCAAGTGCAACGGTATCGATGGCCTGCGGACATCGATGATCAACAGCTTTCTCGCCGCCCGCGTCCCCTCGCTGAACACCTGGGCGGCCAGCGGTGGTGCCAAGTGATGCAGCGACAACGCGAATACCGCGAGGTCGTAGTGCCCATCCTGGGTGTCGATCGCGGTGGCGTCCATCACCCGGACCGTGGCGCGTGGGTGACTGCCCAGATCCCCGGCTGCGATATCGGCGACGAAACCGGGATCGACGTCGGTGACCGTCACCTCAGCGGTGGGGTGCAGCTCAAGCAGCTTGCGTGACAGCCCGCCGAGGCCGGATCCGATCTCGAGAATCCTCGGTGCGGGGACATCTGGCACCTCAGCCAACGCCAACTGAGCGTGCTTCTCGTAGGTGCCGAATCGCGGTCGCCGCCCGCCCCGGTCGAGCGCGGTGACGACCTTGTGTTTGAGTTCATCGACATCGTCGCGATCCAGGTACTCCAGCCGATTGGTCTGTAACCGCCGCGACAGCCAGGACGCATCCGGTCCGGCCCGCGGCATGCCCATGATGTCTGTCGCCATGGCGACGAGCATGGCCCATGGCAGCAGCGCGACCACGGTCAGACGGTAAGAGCGGCGAGGCCGAAAGTGCGCTCGGTTCAGTCTCATCTAGTCACCCAATCCTATTGGCCGACACGACAGGTGGCGTCCACGGGTACGAGCCTCTCGCACAGCAAGTCCGCCAGATCGTGGACGGTGGTGATATCGGTGGTGGAGATGCGCACCCCGGTCTCGGTCTCGACGCGGGTGCGTAGTTCGAGGGCGCCCAGCGAATCCAGACCGTACTCGGAGAGCGCGCGGTCGGGATCGATGCTGCGACGCAGGATCAGGCCCACTTGATCAGCGATGAGATGGCGCAGCACGCTGGGCCACTCGTCTGGGGGCAGTCCGGTGAGTTCGGCGCGCAACCTTGCGGATCCTGTTGAGTTCTGCCCAGTGGAGCGGAGTGCCTGGGTGAAGGCGCTGTGCTGGGGGAAGGTAGCCAACCATGGTTTGCCCACAACCTGCGCGTAGCCGGTGCAGGGGCGATCGTGGCGCAGCAGTGCTTCGAACGCATAGGCGCCGTCGTCGGGTGCAATGGCGACGTCGGCGCCGTGTGCCGCGGCAGTGTTGTGCCCGATCTGAGCCCATGCGCCCCACGCGATTGCCGTGGCGGGCAGACCTTGAGTCCGCCGCCACATGGTGAACGCATCGAGCCAGCTGTTCGCCGCGGCGTAGGCGCCACGGCCGGACGAGCCGACGAGCCCCGCCACCGAGGAGAACGAGCAGAACCAATCCAACGGCTGGTTCGCGGTGGCCACATGTAAGTTCCACGCACCGTGCACCTTTGGTGCCCACTCCTGCTCCAGGAGATCATCGGTGATGTTGGTCAGCGTGGCGTCGTCGATAACGCTGGCGGCGTGCAGCACACCGCGCACGGGGAGCCCGGATCTGGTCGCCGCGGCCACCGCCCGCTGGGCTGTTTCCGGTTCGCCGACATCGCCGCACTCCACCACCACTTCGGCGCCGGTCGCGCGGATGAACTCGATTGTCTCCATTGTCTTCTGGTCGGGCTCAGACCGGGAGGTGAGCACAATTCGGCCACAGCCACCTGCGGCCAGCCTCTGGGCGAAGAACAGCCCAAGGTCGCCAAGGCCGCCGGTGATGATGTAGGCACCGTCGCGGCGGAACGCCCGAACCTGCTCCGGGGGTAGCACCACATCGCTGCGG from Mycolicibacterium sp. YH-1 harbors:
- a CDS encoding GAP family protein, with translation MWGPLLVLALLTTINPVRLGIILLVLSRPRPMQNLLAYWAGALIVGLATLIIPLIALHATPTSASFARDFAHPTANPTAQRTAIGIGVILLSVAALMVVRSLVRSPSNGGGLPMPDRHGNASTSTLVLDSTAPPVFSRLLTTTQDEATEGGSPVRRLLRHARKAWQNGNPWIAFVIGLVVLPPLDGVLFALAIIVASGAALGVQVGAAVAYMIGVLVIEEIILFSNVFAPAKTQAVLQRLHDWAQAHHRKFVAAILTVVGISLVVRGLGGF
- the htpG gene encoding molecular chaperone HtpG; amino-acid sequence: MSARVEQLEFQAEARQLLDLLVHSIYSNKDSFLRELISNASDALDKLRLETLRNKDLNVDASDLHIDIEVGQDPRTLTVRDNGIGMTHDEVVDLIGTLAKSGTAELRQQLREAKKSVSEELIGQFGIGFYSTFMVADRVELLTRKAGESGATRWVSSGEGTYTIESIDPSDREVPVGTSVTLHLKPEDAEDELHDYTSETKIRELVKRYSDFIAWPIRMQVERRAPAAEEGGEESVTLETQTLNSMKALWAKSKDEVSDVEYNEFYRHIAHAWDDPLEVISMKGEGTFEYQALLFIPSHAPIDLFYRDAKTGVQLYVKRVFVMADCDELMPRYLRFVKGVVDAQGMSLNVSREILQQDRHITAIRRRLTKKVLASIKILQTERPQDYRTFWSQFGAVVKEGLTSDFDNQDALLGISSFHSTHSDEELTTLAEYVERMKDGQEQIFYATGESVQRLLKSPHLEAFKAKGYEVLLLTDPVDEIWVGSVTEFDGKPLQSVAKGEVTLDTEDEKAAHEAERQDQERDFADLLTWLKETLSEDVKEVRLSTRLTESPACLVTDTFGITPALARMYRASGQVVPVGKRILEINANHPLVTGLQQAHHNSGDDSSRAGELAETAELLYGTALLAEGGELDDPARFAALIADRLARTV
- a CDS encoding isoprenylcysteine carboxylmethyltransferase family protein translates to MKDLLRMLVSGTLGMAVFGSLLFVPAGTFNYWQAWVFLAVIVTASWISSIYFLRTNRAALQRRKLATETRMAQKLIAAGIAALWAAMVVVSVLDHRFGWSAVPAAISLIGDVLVAVGIGLVVLVIVQNSHAAVTVRVEEGQQLVSTGLYGRVRHPMYTSNIFLLVGTPLALGSYWGLLFVVPGLLVFAVRIRDEEKLLSEELAGYREYMQRVRYRLVPGIW
- a CDS encoding class I SAM-dependent methyltransferase; the encoded protein is MLVAMATDIMGMPRAGPDASWLSRRLQTNRLEYLDRDDVDELKHKVVTALDRGGRRPRFGTYEKHAQLALAEVPDVPAPRILEIGSGLGGLSRKLLELHPTAEVTVTDVDPGFVADIAAGDLGSHPRATVRVMDATAIDTQDGHYDLAVFALSLHHLAPPLAAQVFSEGTRAARKLLIIDVRRPSIPLHLAMLAAVLPFTRVPVVHDAVISGLRAYSPSALRALAHHADPAITVEFRTRRMGPTVMLASRN